From Balneola sp. MJW-20, the proteins below share one genomic window:
- a CDS encoding DUF6090 family protein: protein MVTLFRRIREKLIASGSVTKYLLYAIGEILLVVVGILIALQVNNWNELEKREEATLTYHQRLSEDLDLLLADAEDSREYASENFEAIKISLNALNRGQLAEDEVFIFTRFLNRYFKFALNIQELNTYKEMQSAGKLELIRDLELRDGLASLIDFIEFFNEVHRTFHRDTHLKTDYIDPYLLYTFSPDSSDIQSSEILYNFDEMAADRVLIRKISRQAMLWKESVIFHNRLISETGRVKELLDREIEILTEQ, encoded by the coding sequence ATGGTAACACTATTTCGAAGAATCAGAGAGAAGCTCATCGCTTCCGGGTCCGTAACCAAATACCTGCTCTACGCCATCGGCGAGATCCTGCTGGTGGTGGTCGGGATCCTGATCGCCCTGCAGGTGAATAACTGGAATGAGCTGGAAAAAAGGGAAGAGGCCACCCTTACCTATCATCAGCGGCTGTCGGAGGACCTGGATCTGCTGCTGGCTGATGCAGAGGATTCCCGCGAGTATGCCTCGGAAAATTTTGAGGCCATTAAAATATCTCTCAATGCATTAAACCGGGGTCAACTGGCAGAAGATGAGGTTTTCATCTTTACAAGATTCCTGAACCGGTACTTCAAGTTTGCGCTCAACATACAGGAACTCAATACCTACAAAGAGATGCAAAGTGCCGGGAAACTGGAGCTGATCCGGGACCTGGAGCTCAGGGATGGGCTGGCCAGTCTCATCGATTTTATCGAGTTCTTTAATGAGGTCCACCGGACCTTTCACCGGGACACGCATCTGAAAACCGATTACATTGATCCCTACTTGCTGTATACTTTTAGTCCGGACAGCAGTGATATTCAAAGCTCAGAGATCCTGTATAATTTTGATGAGATGGCGGCTGACCGGGTACTAATCCGAAAGATCTCCAGGCAGGCCATGCTTTGGAAAGAGTCAGTCATATTTCACAACCGGTTAATTTCCGAGACCGGGCGGGTCAAAGAACTGCTGGACCGGGAGATCGAAATCCTGACGGAGCAATAA
- a CDS encoding DUF6090 family protein yields MITLFRRIREKLIASGSVTKYLLYAIGEILLVVIGILIALQVNNWNENRKASDYEQKVLMEIKNAAQSDIDNIHNYLVGYRGAQRKQSYTYFDRVLKGETAHEDSLIEHYGWLLYSDTFQYNSGPYESIKSSGLDKISNDSLRGKLANIYDFTLPRNKELIDWRYGRFEKTVEEHLPALLEDPRTVIIDGEVRIRRPYKMIDFTSNEHFLFVYGEAKSAYYWNEERYISSVNLLRELVSLIDLYLQIEGDQ; encoded by the coding sequence ATGATCACTTTGTTTCGTCGTATCAGGGAAAAGCTCATCGCTTCCGGGTCCGTAACCAAATATCTGCTCTATGCCATCGGCGAGATCCTGCTGGTGGTGATCGGGATCCTGATCGCCCTGCAGGTGAACAACTGGAATGAGAACCGCAAAGCAAGTGATTATGAGCAGAAGGTATTAATGGAAATAAAAAATGCAGCACAATCAGACATTGATAATATCCATAACTACCTGGTTGGGTACCGGGGTGCTCAGCGAAAACAGTCCTATACCTATTTTGACAGAGTATTGAAAGGGGAAACTGCACATGAAGACTCACTGATTGAACACTACGGATGGTTGCTTTATTCCGATACTTTTCAATATAACTCCGGCCCTTATGAGAGCATCAAATCATCCGGACTGGATAAGATCTCAAATGATTCGCTGCGAGGTAAATTGGCCAATATTTATGATTTCACTCTGCCAAGAAATAAGGAGCTGATAGACTGGAGGTACGGGCGGTTTGAGAAAACGGTGGAAGAGCATTTGCCGGCTTTACTGGAAGATCCAAGAACCGTCATCATTGATGGGGAGGTAAGGATCAGGAGACCATATAAAATGATCGACTTTACTTCTAACGAACATTTTCTATTTGTTTACGGGGAAGCAAAAAGTGCTTATTACTGGAATGAAGAACGCTATATTTCATCTGTAAACCTGCTCAGGGAATTAGTCAGTCTTATCGATCTGTACCTGCAGATCGAAGGAGATCAGTAA
- a CDS encoding DUF6090 family protein, translated as MITLFRRIREKLIASGSVTKYLLYAMGEILLVVIGILIALQINNWNESRKQRIAEQDFIAGVKFDLTQDQQYIQLILDTSEKKLKLFDLLEEQAVELYENDRAKLDSLFNAYFVPSRTFYPISGSFQSAVSGNEISKFKNKEFTSAATRLYNSTYARLIDNAKEADNRWYYTGKKNARIRRTGRLPDMSREELMTILDDYYYYDLMLEYYVNVLKDTHREIDRIMNMD; from the coding sequence GTGATCACCCTCTTCCGACGAATCCGAGAAAAACTCATTGCTTCCGGCTCTGTAACAAAGTACCTGCTCTACGCCATGGGTGAGATCCTGCTGGTGGTCATCGGGATCCTGATCGCCCTGCAGATCAATAACTGGAATGAATCACGGAAGCAGCGCATAGCGGAACAGGACTTTATCGCAGGGGTTAAGTTCGACCTCACACAGGACCAACAATACATTCAGCTGATTCTGGATACTTCAGAAAAGAAGCTAAAGCTATTTGATTTGCTGGAGGAACAGGCGGTAGAGCTGTATGAAAATGACCGGGCCAAATTAGATTCTCTGTTCAACGCCTATTTTGTGCCCTCCCGTACCTTTTACCCGATTTCGGGATCATTCCAATCTGCGGTTTCTGGCAATGAGATCAGCAAGTTTAAGAATAAAGAATTCACATCCGCTGCTACCCGGTTATATAACTCCACCTACGCCCGCCTGATAGATAATGCCAAGGAAGCCGACAACCGGTGGTATTATACCGGTAAGAAGAATGCGAGGATCCGGCGCACCGGCCGCTTGCCGGATATGAGCCGGGAAGAATTAATGACCATTCTGGATGATTACTATTATTATGACCTGATGCTGGAGTATTATGTGAATGTACTGAAGGATACCCATCGTGAGATCGACCGGATCATGAATATGGACTAG
- a CDS encoding DUF6090 family protein, whose amino-acid sequence MITLFRRIREKLIASGSLTKYLLYAVGEILLVVIGILIALQVNNWNENRVEKQKLDNYYQRIFEEIKADTPLKKAFLQRNEQVILMNRRTLRLLNSEEPDSLAQLKNTLGALATSWSTVLSYPVLDEFKNSGYLSKVRDPVLKEKFFELSATIEFTDEMDSYIVNQYQNTIEPFVIRSFNYQAVALDRYQPFLVEGGPELNYEVLKDDLELWNIATFKLEIAELYKEYLEDLILEQEEMATLLSRELES is encoded by the coding sequence ATGATCACCTTATTCCGTCGTATCCGCGAAAAGCTCATCGCTTCGGGCTCATTAACCAAATATCTGTTATACGCCGTAGGTGAGATCCTGCTGGTGGTGATCGGGATCCTGATCGCGCTGCAGGTGAATAACTGGAATGAGAACCGGGTGGAGAAGCAAAAGCTGGATAACTATTACCAAAGGATATTTGAAGAGATCAAAGCAGATACTCCGTTAAAAAAAGCATTCCTGCAAAGAAATGAGCAGGTGATCCTCATGAACCGGCGGACCCTGCGGCTGCTGAACAGTGAAGAACCGGATTCCCTTGCTCAGCTGAAAAATACACTCGGAGCACTCGCCACTTCCTGGAGTACGGTGCTTTCTTATCCGGTGCTGGATGAATTCAAGAACAGCGGGTACCTGTCCAAAGTCAGAGATCCTGTACTCAAGGAAAAATTCTTTGAACTCAGTGCCACCATAGAGTTTACCGATGAAATGGATAGCTATATCGTGAATCAGTACCAGAATACCATTGAACCCTTTGTGATCCGGTCTTTTAATTACCAGGCCGTGGCTTTGGACCGCTACCAGCCCTTCCTGGTGGAGGGAGGACCGGAGTTAAATTATGAAGTTCTTAAAGATGACCTCGAACTGTGGAATATTGCCACCTTCAAACTGGAGATCGCAGAATTATATAAAGAGTACCTGGAAGACCTGATCCTGGAGCAGGAAGAAATGGCCACGCTGCTTTCCCGGGAGCTGGAATCATAG
- a CDS encoding DUF6090 family protein: MITLFRRIRQKLIDSGSVTKYLLYATGEILLVVVGILIALQVNNWNEQRQLAAERATILENLNIEFSENLIELKISMNRMDTLKTGLAELLSVMHDQPDTLSADEFEILLEKTFFTPFYSPSSFVLEELKNSGGLTRINNEQLESLLFDWERHNASLMIREDGFRQYASQYIEFLTENGSVRNLDVISGTISSLRKSTITKNSLELLKNPVFENRAENFYYLAHLVYNEYAETVRKADKIISLTAN, from the coding sequence ATGATCACACTTTTCCGAAGAATCCGCCAGAAACTGATCGACTCCGGGTCGGTCACCAAATACCTGCTGTATGCTACGGGTGAAATACTGCTGGTGGTGGTCGGGATCCTGATCGCCCTGCAGGTGAACAACTGGAATGAACAAAGACAATTAGCCGCCGAACGAGCTACCATTCTTGAAAACCTGAACATCGAGTTTTCTGAAAATCTGATTGAACTAAAGATCAGCATGAACAGAATGGATACGCTTAAAACGGGGCTCGCTGAATTATTATCCGTGATGCACGATCAACCCGACACACTATCGGCTGATGAGTTCGAGATTCTCCTGGAGAAGACCTTTTTTACGCCATTCTACTCCCCCAGTTCTTTTGTGCTGGAAGAGCTGAAAAACTCAGGCGGGCTGACAAGAATAAACAATGAGCAGTTAGAATCCCTTCTGTTTGACTGGGAGCGGCATAATGCCAGTTTAATGATCAGAGAAGATGGATTCAGGCAATATGCCAGTCAGTATATAGAGTTTCTGACCGAGAATGGATCGGTTCGGAATCTGGATGTCATAAGTGGCACTATTTCGTCACTAAGGAAATCCACTATCACTAAGAACAGTCTTGAACTGCTTAAAAACCCCGTTTTCGAAAACAGGGCAGAGAATTTCTATTACCTGGCTCATCTGGTCTACAATGAATATGCAGAGACTGTGAGAAAGGCCGATAAGATCATTAGCCTGACAGCAAACTGA
- a CDS encoding DUF6090 family protein gives MITLFRRIRQKLIESGSVTKYLLYATGEILLVVVGILIALQVNNWNEERKLLSEEQRVLESLRTEISQSIVQLEDRYERESETTETIKIILKGGSSFDSLLTRSNVDSLMMGPIWFTVTEVPVLQTYSDLKSSGKISIIQNYRIREGLSELQFGLNNLDRQQRDLLTVQQLRIDGIAIDRIDFISLLHATDFKELPAGAVNDYRTLYSDRSIRNTLGAKLALMSTALDIRKEIIAACTFLLEVIEQELKK, from the coding sequence ATGATCACACTTTTTCGAAGAATCCGTCAAAAACTGATCGAATCGGGATCGGTTACCAAATACCTGCTGTATGCTACGGGAGAAATACTGCTTGTAGTGGTAGGGATCCTGATCGCCCTGCAAGTAAATAACTGGAATGAAGAGCGTAAACTGCTTAGTGAAGAGCAACGGGTGCTGGAATCCCTCAGAACAGAAATTTCCCAAAGTATTGTTCAGCTGGAAGACAGGTATGAGCGTGAGAGCGAAACGACAGAAACCATAAAGATCATCCTGAAGGGCGGGTCTTCCTTTGATTCTCTTCTAACCCGATCCAATGTTGACTCGCTCATGATGGGTCCGATCTGGTTCACCGTAACGGAGGTTCCGGTTCTTCAGACCTATTCGGATCTTAAAAGCTCAGGTAAAATTTCCATTATTCAAAATTATCGTATCCGGGAGGGCCTTTCTGAACTGCAGTTCGGATTGAACAACCTGGACAGGCAGCAAAGAGATCTGCTTACCGTACAGCAACTACGGATTGACGGCATTGCCATCGACCGGATTGATTTCATTAGTCTGTTACATGCCACCGATTTCAAGGAGCTGCCTGCCGGTGCCGTTAACGATTACCGGACCCTGTACAGCGACCGGTCGATACGTAATACCTTAGGGGCTAAACTGGCACTTATGAGTACCGCCCTTGATATACGGAAAGAGATCATTGCCGCTTGTACCTTTCTGTTAGAAGTCATTGAGCAGGAATTAAAAAAATAA
- a CDS encoding DUF6090 family protein, whose product MITLFRRIRQKLIESGSVTRYLLYALGEIALVMIGILLALQVNNWNQYTNERKIADEYVQLLLTDLKADTLMLQTLMDESLVKHDDAQRLMKLWHEDINEFEDTLSVFMAIQDIGRTNSPSFRNNTYNDMVNTGSIKLIKDRTTVDALMTYYTRDISDWQNEYIERLWREYLPIAIDLLPSAFLEDIVRGDIGADTEIRLDRYFTESGRTDPEQILRSFKQNEKMDFLLKSVSRTHLVHIVFLTESKEQAITALKELEKER is encoded by the coding sequence TTGATCACCCTCTTTCGAAGAATCCGTCAGAAACTGATCGAATCGGGATCGGTAACCAGGTACCTCCTCTATGCCCTGGGGGAGATCGCCCTGGTTATGATCGGGATCCTGCTGGCTCTGCAGGTGAATAACTGGAATCAGTATACCAATGAGCGAAAAATTGCTGATGAATACGTACAGCTTCTGCTCACAGACCTGAAAGCTGATACCCTGATGCTTCAAACGCTTATGGATGAGTCGCTGGTGAAGCATGATGATGCGCAGCGACTGATGAAACTATGGCATGAGGATATCAATGAATTTGAGGATACCCTTTCTGTCTTTATGGCTATTCAGGATATCGGAAGAACGAACTCCCCCTCATTCCGGAATAATACCTACAACGATATGGTGAACACAGGGAGCATCAAACTGATCAAAGACCGTACGACGGTGGATGCACTCATGACCTACTACACGAGGGACATCAGCGACTGGCAAAATGAATATATAGAACGATTGTGGAGAGAGTATCTTCCCATCGCAATAGACCTGCTGCCTTCTGCCTTCCTGGAGGATATTGTCCGGGGAGATATTGGGGCGGATACAGAGATCCGGCTGGATAGATATTTCACGGAGTCCGGTCGTACAGATCCGGAACAGATCCTGAGATCCTTTAAACAAAATGAGAAAATGGATTTCCTGCTCAAGAGTGTATCAAGGACTCATCTGGTGCACATAGTTTTTTTAACAGAATCCAAAGAGCAGGCGATAACAGCCTTAAAAGAACTTGAGAAAGAACGATGA
- a CDS encoding DUF6090 family protein, producing MITLLRRIRQKLIDSGSVTKYLLYATGEILLVVVGILIALQVNNWNEEKRALTQLESNFQNLVEDIQSNKEQLLELKEFRTESVDGASYLIDHYEAKKQISENEFISKLYSTLREEYFEINRKGIDKVVSSEAYERDEMEEIRELIQTYLRNAGTLYTYEVKENNSVEEMEMITAGNGYFRTVWRSFRNKRYLSTTEYNNPDFDFLELMENDELLYILFRYEFVSPFHMSRYDELIRKGDEILVAVEQYRSSD from the coding sequence ATGATCACACTCCTCCGAAGAATCCGACAGAAACTGATCGACTCCGGATCGGTAACCAAATACCTGCTGTACGCTACGGGAGAAATACTGCTGGTGGTGGTCGGGATCCTGATCGCCCTGCAGGTGAACAACTGGAATGAGGAAAAGCGGGCTCTGACACAACTGGAAAGTAATTTCCAGAATCTTGTTGAAGATATTCAGAGTAATAAAGAGCAATTGCTTGAACTGAAGGAATTCAGGACGGAAAGTGTTGACGGCGCCAGTTATCTGATCGACCATTACGAAGCAAAAAAACAGATCAGTGAAAACGAATTTATCTCAAAGTTATATTCCACACTACGAGAAGAATACTTTGAGATAAACAGAAAAGGGATCGACAAAGTAGTTTCTTCCGAAGCATATGAGCGGGATGAAATGGAAGAAATCCGTGAACTGATCCAAACGTATCTGAGGAACGCAGGAACCCTCTACACCTATGAGGTCAAAGAGAATAACTCAGTAGAAGAAATGGAGATGATAACGGCAGGAAACGGCTATTTCAGGACGGTCTGGAGATCATTTCGCAATAAGAGATACCTGAGCACCACCGAATATAATAATCCGGACTTTGATTTTCTGGAGCTCATGGAGAATGATGAACTGCTGTACATATTGTTCCGGTACGAATTTGTATCTCCCTTTCACATGTCGAGATACGATGAACTGATCCGAAAAGGGGATGAGATCCTTGTGGCCGTCGAACAATACAGATCCTCAGATTAA
- a CDS encoding DUF6090 family protein, with product MEQNKTRTYVLYAFGEIALVMIGILLALQVNNWNEERKTQREERILLENLKTDFETRLTELKEFSEAREEIISNIHRIAGMIREPETILPDEEMNRIMATQNNLLLFNDQFKILDILFSTGKIDNISDKQLKTLLLQWPQHVEEMMEEQRLRQQIASERLQPLQYQYLSYREVMENFNFRGYQMARGVPRLKEPDYRGLLSDPQFENYLAHVELLHTVNENDYETLIRNAEKIIELLESKLEG from the coding sequence ATGGAACAAAATAAAACACGAACCTACGTCCTGTATGCCTTTGGAGAGATCGCCCTGGTCATGATCGGGATCCTGCTGGCATTGCAGGTCAATAACTGGAATGAAGAACGGAAGACGCAGAGGGAAGAGCGCATTCTGCTGGAAAATCTGAAAACAGATTTTGAGACCCGCTTAACCGAATTAAAAGAATTCTCAGAAGCCAGAGAGGAAATTATCTCCAATATACACCGGATCGCCGGGATGATCCGGGAACCGGAAACCATTCTTCCGGATGAGGAAATGAACCGGATCATGGCCACACAAAATAACCTGCTCTTATTTAATGATCAGTTCAAGATCCTGGATATACTCTTCAGCACCGGCAAGATCGATAATATCAGTGACAAGCAGCTGAAGACCCTGCTTCTGCAGTGGCCTCAGCATGTGGAAGAAATGATGGAAGAGCAGAGACTGCGTCAGCAGATCGCCTCCGAGAGGCTGCAGCCTCTGCAGTATCAATACCTGTCCTACCGGGAGGTCATGGAGAATTTTAATTTCAGGGGATACCAGATGGCCAGAGGGGTCCCCCGGCTTAAAGAACCGGACTACCGGGGACTGCTGAGTGACCCGCAATTTGAAAATTACCTGGCCCATGTGGAACTGCTGCATACGGTCAATGAGAATGATTATGAGACCCTGATCCGGAATGCCGAGAAGATCATTGAATTACTCGAATCCAAGCTGGAGGGGTAG
- a CDS encoding DUF6090 family protein yields MITIFRRIRQKLIDSGSVTKYMLYAIGEILLVVVGILIALQVNNWNLDRLDRQREKEVLGDLKVEFEANLYDLNRVLKQHEVIYHELQEVQKITLSRNYKDNRLDSLMFGFAKWFGFTDRPGASTNLVNSGSLNLISNDELRDLITQWSGTVNDVVDDEIYAADYIRETVLPFLGKYYPLSNIEIANKNYVETIGQSLGPDFDPVFPLQEVDWEILFDNEEFQSILSMRLLNEYHNMLEGRLALRSNKRILELIRQELES; encoded by the coding sequence ATGATCACAATTTTCCGGAGGATCCGTCAGAAACTGATCGATTCAGGATCGGTAACCAAATATATGCTGTATGCCATCGGCGAGATCCTGCTGGTGGTAGTCGGGATCCTGATCGCCCTGCAGGTGAATAACTGGAACCTGGACCGCCTGGATCGCCAGAGAGAAAAGGAGGTGCTGGGTGATCTGAAAGTGGAATTTGAGGCGAATCTATACGATCTGAACCGGGTACTGAAACAGCATGAGGTTATTTATCATGAACTGCAGGAAGTGCAGAAGATCACGTTATCACGAAATTATAAGGATAACCGTTTGGATAGTCTGATGTTTGGCTTCGCTAAATGGTTTGGGTTTACGGATCGTCCCGGCGCTTCCACTAACCTGGTCAATTCGGGGAGCCTGAATCTCATATCGAATGACGAGTTAAGAGACCTGATCACCCAATGGTCCGGTACGGTAAATGATGTGGTAGATGATGAAATCTATGCGGCAGATTATATAAGAGAGACCGTACTTCCCTTTCTTGGAAAATATTATCCTCTCTCAAATATTGAGATTGCCAATAAGAATTATGTAGAGACCATCGGACAGTCACTGGGTCCGGATTTTGATCCGGTTTTTCCTTTACAGGAAGTGGACTGGGAGATCTTGTTTGATAATGAGGAGTTCCAGAGTATCCTTTCAATGAGATTACTTAATGAATATCACAACATGCTTGAAGGCAGGCTGGCACTCAGAAGCAACAAGAGGATCCTGGAACTGATCCGGCAGGAGCTGGAGTCATGA
- a CDS encoding HAD family acid phosphatase has translation MAQTAQNHFIDHKPNHIILMKVVIFDLDGTLANIDKRRDKARKGKRFDWDAFFHPDNIALDEPNHPVIDLYNMCVSSGYRNVIFSGRSDISEQETRQWLSSYLEGPLDLTMRRHGDYTKDAELKKSWLLDRFELEEIHFVVDDRDSVVQMWRELGLTCFQVDYGGF, from the coding sequence ATGGCACAAACCGCTCAAAATCACTTTATTGACCATAAACCAAATCATATAATACTCATGAAAGTTGTCATCTTTGATCTGGATGGTACGCTGGCCAATATTGATAAACGCAGGGACAAAGCCCGGAAAGGGAAGCGGTTTGACTGGGATGCATTTTTTCATCCGGATAATATTGCCCTCGACGAACCCAATCATCCGGTGATCGATCTGTACAATATGTGTGTAAGCAGCGGTTATCGGAATGTAATATTCAGCGGCCGTAGTGATATCAGTGAACAAGAGACCCGGCAGTGGCTGAGTAGCTACCTGGAAGGTCCGCTGGATCTGACCATGCGACGGCACGGTGACTACACCAAAGACGCTGAACTTAAAAAGAGCTGGCTCTTAGACCGTTTCGAGCTGGAAGAGATCCATTTCGTAGTAGATGACCGGGACTCCGTGGTTCAAATGTGGCGCGAACTTGGCCTGACCTGCTTCCAGGTGGACTATGGAGGGTTTTGA
- a CDS encoding DUF6090 family protein, with protein sequence MITIFRRIRQKLIDSGSVTKYLLYATGEILLVVIGILIAVQVNMALENARDDQTRVKLVEGLITEFKVNLAQLDTVLAYNEDVLISGNELVEIIANRNSAVPEKRIQDLLIRNSWVWTFDPINGVLKSSISSGHIHLLENDSLKVSLFAWNDRVFDAREEQLRALKQYEERLLPFLEQYIPAADLASPVFGYEVPESSFSGDYRSMMFDPQFENNIVDRIIFTNDTILELKPLIEVNREILKLLERE encoded by the coding sequence ATGATCACAATTTTCCGGAGGATCCGACAGAAACTGATCGACTCGGGATCAGTAACAAAGTACCTGCTCTATGCCACAGGTGAGATCCTGCTGGTAGTGATCGGCATTCTGATCGCAGTTCAGGTGAACATGGCTCTTGAAAATGCCCGGGATGATCAAACACGGGTGAAACTGGTGGAGGGCCTGATCACAGAATTTAAGGTCAACCTGGCTCAGCTGGATACGGTGCTGGCTTATAATGAGGATGTACTGATATCCGGTAATGAGCTGGTAGAGATCATCGCTAACCGGAATTCGGCCGTTCCCGAAAAACGGATACAGGATCTGCTTATCAGGAATAGCTGGGTCTGGACCTTCGACCCAATAAATGGGGTCTTAAAAAGCAGTATTTCCTCCGGACATATTCATCTGCTGGAAAATGATTCACTAAAAGTCAGCCTGTTTGCCTGGAACGACCGGGTATTTGATGCACGGGAAGAACAGCTTCGGGCACTGAAACAGTATGAAGAGCGATTGCTTCCTTTTCTGGAACAATATATACCAGCTGCAGACCTGGCATCGCCGGTGTTCGGGTACGAGGTGCCGGAGAGTTCGTTTAGCGGGGATTACCGATCGATGATGTTTGATCCGCAGTTCGAAAATAATATCGTAGACCGGATCATTTTTACCAATGATACCATCCTGGAGCTTAAGCCGCTCATTGAAGTGAACAGGGAAATACTGAAATTACTGGAACGGGAGTAG
- a CDS encoding DUF4007 family protein yields MSKLSFSGHDSFQCRNLWLKKGYEFVIYDKDFNADEAVIELGVGKNMVTAIRYWMRSFGLMDDDGGLTKLSSMILDDDGFDPYLEDIGSLWLLHYHLVKEGKASIYNLFFNRFRKQRVEFTKKQFKDYLVNHTEILGESHSPNTIETDVGVFLKSYAPERSKGRKYLEDQYSSLLMDLNLVRVLDAEVTSDKETRETRYAVRNERRDSLPLEVFLFTILDNPKFGKSISLPKLMNDPNSPGVVFALDGDSIVDMIKSIVRERDDLVYKDDAGLRELQILKDIDKFQVIEEYYNDRG; encoded by the coding sequence ATGTCTAAACTATCATTCTCAGGTCATGATTCTTTTCAATGCAGGAATTTATGGCTTAAGAAAGGCTATGAATTTGTGATCTATGATAAGGATTTTAACGCCGATGAGGCTGTTATTGAACTTGGAGTAGGTAAAAATATGGTTACCGCCATTCGATACTGGATGAGATCATTCGGTCTTATGGACGATGATGGTGGGTTAACCAAGCTTTCTTCCATGATACTAGATGATGATGGCTTTGACCCTTATTTAGAGGATATTGGTTCACTCTGGCTACTACACTATCATCTTGTTAAAGAGGGAAAGGCAAGTATTTATAATCTTTTCTTCAATCGATTCAGAAAGCAAAGAGTCGAGTTTACAAAAAAGCAGTTCAAAGATTATTTGGTAAATCATACTGAAATATTGGGTGAATCTCATTCTCCCAATACCATCGAAACGGATGTGGGTGTATTTCTGAAATCATATGCACCTGAACGGTCAAAGGGCAGAAAATACCTTGAAGATCAATATAGCTCTCTTCTAATGGACCTGAATCTGGTCCGGGTATTAGATGCAGAAGTTACTTCAGATAAGGAGACTCGTGAAACACGCTATGCGGTAAGAAATGAAAGAAGGGATTCCTTACCACTTGAAGTGTTTCTGTTCACGATATTGGATAATCCTAAGTTTGGTAAGTCTATTAGCCTCCCGAAGCTCATGAACGATCCTAATAGTCCTGGGGTAGTATTTGCACTTGATGGAGACAGTATCGTTGATATGATAAAATCCATTGTAAGGGAAAGAGATGATCTGGTATATAAAGATGATGCAGGTTTGAGGGAACTTCAGATATTAAAAGACATTGATAAGTTTCAAGTGATCGAGGAGTACTATAATGACAGAGGTTAA